A genomic window from Methylorubrum extorquens includes:
- a CDS encoding DUF4349 domain-containing protein, which translates to MSRGAAAGRLPRGLWLAVPVLALLAGCSNSRREADAEMRMAQAPAPAPFVSAAREGSAAKLAYRHDLTVGLGPDRVAPHFAAARDRCLDETATCTLLNSSIRDGNGASPPQAQIEVRLPHAAVAAYVAFVTGPLPGEAAGDVVLIEQATRAEDLTASIADTGRRLTQLNDYRTRLTALAEKPDNRAEDLIKIAGELAQVQSQIEESEGTRRGLDERVDTEIVTVDFRTSRARAGAFAPVQEVWARSGPILGESAASALRFTVASLPWLPVVLFAALLLRLVWRIRRKRAHPARVPLEP; encoded by the coding sequence ATGAGCCGGGGCGCGGCCGCAGGCCGACTGCCGCGCGGGCTTTGGCTCGCGGTCCCCGTCCTCGCCCTTCTCGCCGGCTGCTCCAACAGCCGGCGCGAGGCGGACGCGGAGATGCGGATGGCCCAGGCCCCTGCGCCCGCGCCCTTCGTCTCCGCCGCGCGTGAGGGAAGCGCGGCCAAGCTCGCCTATCGCCACGACCTCACCGTCGGCCTCGGGCCGGACCGGGTGGCCCCGCACTTCGCCGCCGCCCGCGACCGCTGCCTCGACGAGACCGCGACCTGCACGCTGCTGAATTCCTCGATCCGGGACGGCAACGGCGCGAGCCCGCCGCAGGCGCAGATCGAGGTGCGGCTGCCGCACGCCGCGGTCGCCGCCTACGTCGCCTTCGTCACCGGTCCGCTGCCGGGCGAGGCGGCGGGCGACGTCGTGCTGATCGAGCAGGCGACCCGCGCCGAGGATCTGACGGCCTCGATTGCCGATACCGGCCGGCGGCTGACCCAGCTCAACGACTACCGCACCCGCCTGACCGCGCTCGCCGAGAAGCCGGACAACCGGGCCGAGGATCTGATCAAGATCGCCGGCGAGCTGGCGCAGGTCCAGAGCCAGATCGAGGAGTCGGAAGGGACGCGCCGCGGGCTCGACGAGCGCGTGGACACCGAGATCGTCACGGTGGACTTCCGCACCAGCCGGGCGCGGGCCGGCGCCTTCGCTCCGGTGCAGGAGGTCTGGGCCCGCAGCGGCCCGATCCTCGGCGAGAGCGCGGCCTCTGCCCTCCGCTTCACCGTCGCCAGCCTGCCCTGGCTGCCGGTTGTCCTTTTTGCCGCCTTGCTCCTCCGGCTGGTCTGGCGCATCCGGCGCAAGCGGGCCCATCCGGCTCGCGTCCCGTTGGAGCCGTGA
- the cobG gene encoding precorrin-3B synthase: MSARRMLPEGARRGWCPSLARPMPTGDGLLARIHPPLGRLTPTQLRAVAEGARAHGNGHIDVTARGNLQIRGVSEASAPGLACALAQAGLGDTRDDGGPQRLTLTAPLAGLDPTERIDVSALARAVEAAGLAVPGLPPKTLVAIDGGGAHGLGTVEADFFLFAEGPGQVAFGLATEDGPLRCGVLPERRAAGAIGLALAAFAEIGGRRIRDLDTHERAVIAAAAGFFPFELTPLAPAPAPAAPGLAALSADRAALLVQAPFGRCTADRLERVAVLAGAEDVRLSAERGLALVTLRPAALQAELARAGFIVTPDDPRRRVAACPGAPACRSGTTPVPDHAARLAQALAPLAGLTAHVSGCAKGCAHPGPADLTLVGRDGAYDVVLAGPPSAEPATRLAFEAALDRIRKAADAGLPALDPVF, translated from the coding sequence ATGAGCGCGCGCCGCATGCTGCCGGAGGGCGCCCGCCGCGGCTGGTGCCCCTCGCTCGCCCGGCCGATGCCGACCGGCGACGGATTGCTCGCCCGCATCCACCCGCCGCTCGGGCGCCTGACGCCGACGCAGTTGCGCGCGGTTGCGGAGGGCGCGCGCGCCCACGGTAACGGCCATATCGACGTGACGGCCCGCGGCAACCTCCAGATCCGCGGCGTCAGCGAGGCGAGCGCGCCAGGGCTCGCCTGCGCCCTGGCGCAAGCCGGCCTCGGCGATACCCGTGACGATGGCGGCCCGCAGCGCCTGACGCTGACGGCGCCGCTCGCCGGCCTCGATCCCACGGAACGGATCGACGTGTCGGCGCTCGCCCGCGCGGTGGAGGCGGCGGGGCTCGCGGTGCCAGGTCTGCCTCCTAAGACGCTGGTGGCGATCGACGGCGGCGGCGCCCACGGCCTCGGTACGGTCGAGGCGGACTTCTTTCTGTTTGCCGAAGGGCCGGGGCAAGTGGCCTTCGGCCTTGCGACTGAAGACGGCCCCTTGCGCTGCGGCGTGCTGCCCGAGCGCCGGGCGGCGGGCGCCATCGGCCTTGCGCTCGCCGCCTTCGCCGAGATCGGTGGACGCCGGATACGCGACCTCGACACCCACGAGCGGGCCGTGATCGCCGCGGCAGCCGGTTTCTTCCCGTTCGAACTGACGCCGCTCGCACCCGCTCCTGCGCCCGCCGCGCCGGGGCTCGCCGCCTTGAGCGCGGACAGAGCAGCACTTCTCGTCCAGGCGCCGTTCGGGCGCTGCACCGCCGACCGGCTGGAGCGGGTCGCCGTGCTTGCGGGAGCGGAGGACGTGCGGCTGAGCGCCGAGCGCGGCCTCGCCCTCGTCACGCTTCGCCCCGCCGCTCTCCAAGCCGAGTTGGCGCGAGCCGGCTTCATCGTGACACCGGACGATCCGCGCCGCAGGGTCGCCGCCTGCCCCGGCGCTCCGGCCTGCCGCTCCGGCACGACGCCGGTGCCCGACCACGCCGCCCGGCTGGCGCAGGCGCTGGCACCGCTGGCCGGGCTCACCGCTCATGTCTCGGGCTGCGCCAAGGGCTGCGCCCATCCCGGCCCCGCCGACCTCACCCTGGTGGGCCGCGACGGCGCCTACGACGTGGTGCTCGCCGGGCCCCCCTCTGCCGAGCCGGCAACGCGTCTCGCTTTCGAGGCGGCGCTGGACCGGATAAGGAAGGCCGCAGACGCCGGGCTTCCGGCGCTGGACCCCGTGTTTTAG
- a CDS encoding HK97 family phage prohead protease yields the protein MDGHFTGYASLFGVPDLGRDTVAPGAFATSLARRGARGVRMLWQHDPAEPIGSWLSLKEDGRGLHVAGRLNLAVQRAREIDALMREGALDGLSIGFRVVRASPERGGRRLLAVDLWEVSLVTFPLQPDARVIRAAAPRPFVPPRLRLAAPPLAARA from the coding sequence ATGGATGGCCATTTCACCGGCTACGCCAGCCTGTTCGGCGTGCCCGATCTCGGCCGCGACACCGTCGCGCCGGGGGCGTTTGCCACGAGCCTCGCCCGGCGGGGCGCGCGCGGGGTGCGGATGCTGTGGCAGCACGATCCGGCCGAGCCGATCGGCTCCTGGCTCTCCCTCAAGGAGGATGGACGGGGCCTGCACGTCGCCGGTCGGCTCAACCTTGCGGTTCAGCGCGCCCGCGAGATCGACGCGCTGATGCGCGAGGGCGCCCTCGATGGCCTCTCCATCGGCTTTCGCGTCGTGCGAGCGTCCCCTGAGCGCGGCGGACGTCGGCTGCTCGCCGTCGATCTCTGGGAGGTGTCGCTGGTGACCTTCCCGCTTCAGCCCGACGCGCGGGTGATCCGCGCCGCAGCACCCCGCCCCTTCGTCCCGCCACGCCTGCGCCTTGCGGCCCCGCCGCTCGCGGCGCGCGCCTGA
- a CDS encoding DNA-packaging protein — translation MTRLSPDHLRLLEADWLHIARHDQLPPAGSWTTWAVIGGRGSGKTRTGAEWVRGLALSDPVFSPEPVERIALVGETFADVRDVMIEGPSGLLALPRLGGAPPVWQPSRRRVVFENGAVALAFSAEEPDSLRGPQFGAVWSDEVAKWREAEATYDMIQFGLRLGTHPRGLVTTTPRPMPLIRRLLTDPRTVVTRSRTADNAQNLAPSFLEEVVGRYAGTRLGRQELDGELIEDRPDALWTRASIERGRVSEAPLLQRIAVAVDPPASSRVGADACGIVAAGFAADGTAYVLADATLEQAAPAVWARAALALYHRLAADVLVAEVNQGGEMVVAVLAEADPSVPVATVRATRGKLLRAEPVSLLYAQGRVRHVGPLPALEDEMCAFGPGGLPGGSSPDRLDALVWALTHLMLAPSVEPRIRRL, via the coding sequence TTGACCCGTCTCTCACCGGACCATCTGCGCCTGCTTGAGGCCGATTGGCTTCACATTGCGCGGCACGACCAGCTTCCGCCGGCGGGAAGCTGGACGACCTGGGCGGTGATCGGCGGGCGCGGCTCCGGCAAGACCCGGACCGGCGCCGAATGGGTGCGCGGCCTTGCCCTCAGCGATCCTGTTTTCTCGCCGGAGCCGGTGGAGCGGATCGCGCTTGTCGGCGAGACCTTCGCCGATGTGCGCGACGTGATGATCGAAGGCCCGTCCGGGCTTCTCGCCCTGCCGCGTCTCGGCGGCGCGCCGCCGGTCTGGCAGCCATCGCGGCGGCGGGTGGTGTTCGAAAACGGCGCGGTGGCGCTGGCCTTCTCGGCCGAGGAGCCGGATTCCCTGCGCGGCCCGCAATTCGGCGCCGTGTGGTCCGACGAGGTGGCCAAGTGGCGTGAGGCTGAGGCCACCTACGACATGATTCAGTTCGGCCTGCGGCTCGGAACGCATCCGCGCGGTCTCGTTACCACGACGCCGCGTCCGATGCCGCTGATCCGACGGCTGCTCACGGACCCGCGCACGGTGGTGACGCGCTCGCGCACCGCCGACAACGCGCAGAACCTTGCGCCGAGTTTTTTGGAGGAGGTGGTCGGCCGCTATGCCGGCACCCGGCTTGGGCGGCAGGAACTCGACGGAGAACTGATCGAGGATCGGCCCGACGCGCTCTGGACCCGTGCTTCCATCGAGCGGGGGCGCGTCTCCGAGGCGCCGCTGCTGCAGCGCATCGCCGTCGCCGTCGATCCGCCGGCCTCCTCCCGTGTTGGCGCCGATGCCTGCGGTATCGTCGCGGCCGGGTTTGCTGCCGACGGAACCGCCTACGTGCTGGCCGATGCGACCCTGGAACAGGCTGCACCTGCGGTGTGGGCGCGGGCTGCGTTGGCCCTGTACCACCGCTTGGCAGCCGACGTGCTGGTGGCCGAGGTCAACCAGGGCGGCGAGATGGTCGTCGCGGTGCTGGCGGAAGCCGACCCGAGCGTGCCCGTGGCGACGGTGCGGGCGACTCGCGGCAAGCTGCTGCGGGCCGAGCCGGTCTCGTTACTCTACGCCCAGGGGCGCGTCCGCCATGTCGGCCCGCTTCCAGCACTGGAGGACGAGATGTGCGCCTTCGGTCCCGGCGGTCTGCCCGGCGGCAGCTCGCCGGATCGGCTCGACGCGCTGGTCTGGGCGCTCACCCACCTGATGCTCGCGCCATCGGTCGAGCCGCGCATCCGCCGGCTCTGA
- a CDS encoding phage portal protein, with the protein MPGFIARLAKAAGFVPSTKASAAFALYGEGRAVWTARDYAALAREGFQRNAVVHRSVRLVAEAAASLPLTLAGAEDAHPLLDLLARPNPREGGMRFLDGIYGHLLVSGNAYIEAVEIDGRPRELFSLRPDRMQVVAGADGWPAAYEYAVGGPRIRYEQAGAVPPILHLTLFNPLDDHYGLSPMEAAAVPLDIHNAAGAWNKALLDNAARPSGALVFAPSTGAALSDTQFTRLKAELETSYQGSANAGRPLLLDGGLDWRPLSLSPKEMDFVEAKAAAAREIALAFGVPPLLLGLPGDNTHANYAEANRAFYRQTVIPLVRRTADSLARWLEPAFGPARLEPDLDAVEALATERESLWRRVQGADFLSVDEKREAVGYPAQDAGQGTGSSA; encoded by the coding sequence ATGCCTGGATTCATCGCGCGGCTCGCCAAGGCGGCTGGATTCGTCCCCAGCACGAAGGCGAGCGCGGCATTTGCCCTCTACGGCGAAGGCCGAGCGGTCTGGACGGCGCGAGATTACGCGGCTTTGGCTCGCGAGGGATTCCAGCGCAACGCCGTCGTCCACCGCTCGGTCCGGCTCGTCGCCGAGGCCGCGGCCTCACTGCCGCTGACGCTGGCCGGCGCCGAGGACGCGCATCCGTTGCTCGATTTGCTCGCCCGGCCCAACCCCCGCGAAGGCGGGATGCGCTTTCTCGACGGGATCTACGGACATCTCTTGGTATCCGGGAATGCGTATATCGAGGCGGTCGAGATCGATGGCCGGCCCCGAGAACTGTTCTCCCTGCGCCCGGACAGGATGCAGGTCGTAGCCGGCGCCGACGGCTGGCCCGCGGCTTACGAGTACGCCGTCGGCGGCCCGCGCATCCGTTACGAGCAGGCCGGCGCCGTGCCGCCGATCCTGCACCTGACGTTGTTCAATCCGCTCGACGACCATTACGGTCTCTCGCCGATGGAGGCGGCGGCGGTGCCGCTCGACATCCACAACGCGGCCGGCGCCTGGAACAAGGCGCTGCTCGACAACGCGGCGCGCCCCTCCGGCGCCTTGGTCTTCGCACCCTCGACTGGTGCGGCGTTGAGCGACACCCAGTTCACCCGGCTCAAGGCCGAGCTGGAGACGAGCTATCAGGGCAGCGCCAATGCCGGCCGTCCGCTCCTTCTCGACGGTGGGCTCGATTGGCGTCCGCTCTCGCTCTCACCGAAGGAGATGGACTTCGTCGAGGCGAAGGCGGCGGCTGCCCGCGAGATCGCGCTCGCCTTTGGCGTCCCGCCGCTGCTGCTCGGTCTTCCCGGAGACAACACCCACGCGAACTACGCCGAGGCCAACCGCGCCTTCTATCGCCAGACGGTGATCCCGCTGGTGCGCCGCACCGCCGATTCGCTCGCCCGCTGGCTGGAACCGGCCTTCGGCCCGGCGCGGTTGGAGCCGGATCTCGACGCGGTCGAGGCTCTCGCGACCGAGCGCGAGTCGCTCTGGCGCCGCGTGCAGGGCGCAGACTTCCTGTCGGTGGACGAGAAGCGTGAGGCCGTCGGTTACCCCGCGCAGGACGCGGGGCAAGGCACCGGCTCTTCGGCCTAA
- the cobN gene encoding cobaltochelatase subunit CobN — MHLIRLDTVSLDEGEAAVDLGQSPGEIVFLSFTDTDLAAVARAHAAEPGLPSLRLAKMAQLRHPMSVDLYVDAVIARAKVCVIRCLGGLDYWRYGIERVAAAARAQGVGLAVLPGDDRPDPRLDAFSTLPPETCIRLDAYFRAGGPENLKNLLRTLAAEAGAAFEAAPPQALPRGFAWCPGCGPLSLETAMQAAGPGPLALLLVYRSAILSGETAPAVGLAAALTERGIGSVTLAVSSLKDPEAVAVLRAALALRRPDIVLAATAFSARDDAGFVLDAADCPVLQAYTIGAPRTAWAASGRGMNASDLAMQVALPEFDGRLSGFPVSFKEEAEAVEGFSERRAVPDPAGIAALAERAAAWIRLRRTPRDQRRLAMVLSDYPARGGRAGYAVGLDTPDSARAIAADLAAAGFAAGELPGAGALMDALTADEPGFAVPLADYAAWFEGLPDERRAELTERWGAPEDDPVCPDGAFRFRMVRAAATGTPSPRTRGEGRDDLVVGATSGSGGEGAITVEPPSEPPPHPRLPPRFGDDGVAEALSPRAGRGDAREAERGELTLFLQPDRGRSTDRKAGYHDPDEPPTHAYLAFYLGLRKNFDALIHLGTHGTTEWLPGKAVALSGTCWPALAVGALPVVYPFIVDDPGEAAPLKRRLGGIALGHLTPTIDAAGLTPEAAALRELVEEYSAASVLDPRRAGLIATAILDEAASAGLLEGAGVDGDTPMADALTALDAHLCDLGETPFRDGLHVFGRAPADASEPVRASAEAERAALVTALDGRFVAPGPAGSPSRGRLDVMPTGRNLTTLDPRALPTRAATMLGAKAADAVVRRYLQDEGEYPARIVMDLWASPTLRTGGEDVAHALALMGVRPVWDHASTRVTGFEVLPLALLDRPRIDVTCRVSGAFRDTFPETLALLDRAARAVAAREEEDEENPLAAARRRGESAARIYGAAPGRYGAGTAETALDGAWEGRSDLGTAYLAATTHAYGDAEAPDADFAVRVAAADAYVHAFDVAERDLLDGDAAADAMGGFFAAASGEGRAPALYSLDVSNPEAPRTRTAREDIARLIRGRLGHPRWIAAQLRHGYRGAQEFAQGIEAVFVLAAATDAVSSADLDQLYGAWIADPETFDALKAANPEAVRAILERFDDLRARGLWQSRRNAAPADEMMAAE, encoded by the coding sequence ATGCACCTGATCCGCCTCGATACGGTCTCCCTCGACGAGGGCGAGGCGGCGGTCGATCTCGGCCAGAGCCCCGGCGAGATCGTCTTTTTGTCATTTACCGATACGGACCTCGCGGCCGTCGCCCGTGCACACGCAGCCGAGCCCGGCCTGCCGTCGCTGCGGCTCGCCAAGATGGCGCAACTGCGCCACCCGATGTCGGTCGATCTCTACGTCGATGCGGTGATCGCCCGCGCGAAGGTCTGCGTCATCCGGTGCCTCGGCGGGCTCGATTATTGGCGCTACGGCATCGAGCGCGTTGCGGCGGCGGCACGGGCGCAGGGTGTGGGGCTCGCGGTTTTGCCCGGCGACGACCGGCCGGACCCGCGCCTCGACGCCTTCTCGACCCTGCCGCCGGAGACCTGCATCCGTCTCGACGCCTACTTTCGTGCGGGCGGCCCGGAGAACCTGAAGAACCTGCTGCGCACCCTCGCGGCGGAGGCCGGCGCCGCCTTCGAGGCCGCACCGCCGCAGGCGCTGCCGCGCGGCTTCGCGTGGTGCCCCGGCTGCGGGCCGCTCTCCCTCGAGACGGCGATGCAAGCCGCCGGGCCGGGGCCCCTGGCGCTGCTGCTGGTCTATCGCTCGGCGATCCTCTCCGGCGAGACGGCGCCGGCCGTGGGGCTCGCCGCCGCGCTGACCGAGCGCGGCATCGGCAGCGTCACGCTCGCCGTGTCGAGCCTGAAGGACCCGGAGGCCGTCGCCGTCCTTCGCGCGGCCCTGGCCCTGCGCCGGCCCGACATCGTGCTCGCGGCCACCGCCTTCTCGGCCCGCGACGATGCCGGCTTCGTGCTCGACGCCGCCGATTGCCCCGTGCTCCAGGCCTACACGATCGGCGCCCCGCGCACGGCCTGGGCCGCCTCCGGCCGCGGCATGAACGCCTCCGACCTCGCCATGCAGGTGGCTTTGCCGGAATTCGACGGACGGCTCTCGGGCTTCCCGGTCTCGTTCAAGGAGGAAGCGGAGGCGGTCGAGGGCTTTTCGGAGCGCCGTGCGGTGCCCGATCCCGCCGGCATCGCCGCGCTTGCCGAGCGCGCCGCTGCCTGGATCCGCCTGCGTCGCACGCCGCGCGACCAGCGTCGGCTGGCGATGGTGCTGTCCGATTATCCCGCCCGCGGGGGGCGGGCCGGCTACGCGGTCGGCCTCGACACGCCGGACAGCGCCCGCGCCATCGCCGCCGACCTCGCCGCAGCGGGCTTTGCCGCGGGCGAATTGCCGGGGGCGGGCGCGCTGATGGACGCGCTCACCGCCGATGAGCCGGGTTTCGCCGTACCGCTCGCCGATTACGCAGCGTGGTTCGAAGGCTTGCCGGATGAGCGCCGGGCGGAACTCACCGAGCGCTGGGGCGCGCCGGAGGACGATCCGGTCTGCCCCGACGGGGCCTTCCGGTTCCGGATGGTGCGTGCTGCCGCAACCGGCACCCCCTCTCCCCGCACGCGGGGAGAGGGTCGCGACGACCTCGTCGTCGGCGCGACGAGCGGTAGCGGGGGTGAGGGGGCGATTACAGTAGAGCCTCCTTCTGAGCCGCCCCCTCATCCTCGGCTGCCGCCTCGCTTCGGCGACGACGGGGTTGCCGAAGCCCTCTCCCCGCGTGCGGGGAGAGGGGATGCGCGTGAAGCCGAGCGCGGAGAACTGACTCTCTTCCTCCAGCCCGATCGCGGCCGGAGCACCGACCGCAAGGCTGGCTATCACGACCCCGACGAGCCACCGACCCACGCCTACCTCGCTTTCTATCTCGGCCTGCGCAAAAACTTCGACGCGTTGATCCATCTCGGCACCCACGGCACCACCGAGTGGCTGCCCGGCAAGGCGGTGGCGCTCTCAGGCACATGCTGGCCGGCGCTCGCCGTCGGGGCGTTGCCGGTGGTCTATCCCTTCATCGTCGATGATCCCGGCGAGGCCGCGCCGCTGAAGCGCCGGCTCGGCGGCATCGCCCTCGGGCACCTCACCCCGACGATCGACGCCGCCGGGCTCACCCCCGAGGCTGCGGCGCTGCGCGAACTCGTCGAAGAGTATTCCGCCGCGAGCGTGCTCGATCCGCGCCGGGCCGGGCTGATCGCCACGGCGATCCTCGACGAGGCGGCCTCCGCCGGCCTGCTCGAAGGGGCCGGCGTCGATGGCGACACGCCGATGGCGGATGCACTCACCGCGCTCGATGCGCATCTGTGCGACCTCGGGGAGACCCCGTTCCGCGATGGCCTGCACGTGTTCGGCCGCGCCCCCGCCGACGCCTCCGAGCCGGTTCGCGCCAGTGCCGAGGCGGAGCGTGCCGCGCTGGTCACGGCGCTGGACGGCCGCTTCGTCGCGCCGGGCCCCGCCGGCTCGCCCTCGCGCGGGCGCCTCGACGTGATGCCGACCGGCCGCAACCTGACGACGCTCGACCCGCGCGCCCTGCCGACCCGCGCCGCGACGATGCTCGGTGCTAAGGCGGCCGACGCCGTGGTGCGGCGCTACCTTCAGGACGAGGGCGAGTACCCGGCCCGCATCGTCATGGATCTCTGGGCCTCGCCGACGCTCCGCACCGGCGGCGAGGACGTGGCGCATGCCCTCGCCCTGATGGGCGTGCGCCCGGTCTGGGACCATGCCTCTACCCGCGTCACCGGCTTCGAGGTGCTGCCGCTGGCCCTTCTCGACCGGCCGCGCATCGACGTGACCTGCCGCGTCTCCGGCGCGTTCCGCGATACCTTTCCCGAGACCCTGGCGCTGCTCGACCGCGCCGCCCGCGCCGTCGCCGCCCGCGAGGAGGAGGACGAGGAGAACCCGCTCGCCGCCGCCCGCCGCCGGGGCGAGTCCGCCGCCCGCATCTACGGCGCGGCCCCCGGCCGCTACGGGGCGGGCACGGCCGAGACCGCCCTCGACGGTGCCTGGGAGGGGCGGAGCGACCTCGGCACCGCCTATCTCGCCGCCACCACCCACGCCTACGGTGATGCGGAGGCGCCGGACGCGGATTTCGCCGTCCGCGTCGCGGCGGCGGACGCGTATGTCCACGCCTTCGATGTCGCCGAGCGCGACCTGCTCGACGGCGACGCGGCGGCGGACGCCATGGGTGGGTTCTTTGCCGCCGCGTCCGGCGAGGGGCGGGCGCCCGCGCTCTACAGCCTCGATGTCTCGAATCCGGAGGCGCCGCGCACCCGCACCGCCCGCGAGGACATCGCCCGGCTGATCCGCGGCCGGCTCGGCCACCCGCGCTGGATCGCGGCGCAGCTCCGCCACGGCTACCGCGGCGCGCAGGAATTCGCGCAAGGGATCGAGGCGGTGTTCGTGCTCGCCGCCGCGACCGATGCGGTGTCGAGCGCCGACCTCGACCAGCTCTACGGCGCCTGGATCGCCGATCCGGAGACGTTCGACGCCCTGAAGGCGGCCAACCCGGAGGCGGTTCGCGCCATCCTCGAGCGCTTCGACGACTTGCGCGCCCGCGGCCTGTGGCAGAGCCGGCGCAACGCGGCGCCTGCCGACGAAATGATGGCCGCCGAATGA
- a CDS encoding precorrin-2 C(20)-methyltransferase gives MEGSVRIDAPGETTEGAGETPAAARTGTLYGVGMGPGDPDFLTVKAMRVLEHAPVLVHFCKRGKRGNARTIADAVMRDPTREFPLAYPYTTELHPDHPEYVSALAGFYDEAAGRLADHLGAGRDVAILSEGDPFFYGSFMHLWRRLKDRFPVEVIPGVTGMSGCWTRAGTPITWGDDVLTILPATLPREALVERLRGTDAAVIMKLGRHLPKVRGVLAETGFLARAVYVERGTMAGERVVPLAEKADDVAPYFSMVLVPGEGRRP, from the coding sequence ATGGAGGGGAGCGTGCGCATCGACGCGCCGGGCGAGACCACGGAGGGCGCGGGCGAGACCCCCGCCGCGGCCAGAACCGGTACGCTCTACGGCGTCGGCATGGGGCCGGGCGATCCCGATTTCCTCACCGTGAAGGCGATGCGGGTGTTGGAGCACGCCCCCGTGCTCGTTCACTTCTGCAAGCGGGGCAAGCGCGGCAACGCCCGCACCATCGCCGACGCGGTGATGCGTGATCCGACCCGCGAGTTTCCGCTGGCCTATCCCTACACCACCGAGCTTCACCCCGATCACCCGGAATACGTCTCGGCCCTGGCCGGCTTCTACGACGAAGCGGCGGGACGGCTCGCCGACCATCTCGGCGCGGGCCGTGATGTGGCGATCCTGTCGGAGGGCGATCCCTTCTTCTACGGCTCGTTCATGCATCTGTGGCGGCGGCTGAAGGACCGCTTCCCCGTCGAGGTGATCCCCGGCGTCACCGGCATGTCCGGCTGCTGGACGCGGGCCGGCACCCCGATCACCTGGGGCGACGACGTGCTCACCATCCTGCCGGCGACGCTGCCGCGCGAGGCCCTGGTGGAGCGGCTGAGGGGTACGGATGCCGCCGTCATCATGAAGCTCGGCCGCCACCTGCCGAAGGTGCGCGGCGTGCTGGCCGAGACCGGCTTTCTCGCCCGCGCGGTCTATGTCGAGCGCGGCACCATGGCCGGCGAGCGGGTGGTGCCGCTGGCCGAGAAGGCGGACGACGTCGCGCCCTACTTCTCGATGGTGCTGGTGCCCGGCGAGGGCCGCCGCCCGTGA
- a CDS encoding precorrin-8X methylmutase: protein MSARHDYIRDGGAIYARSFAMIRAESDLVRWSGAAERVVVRMIHACGMTDLPRDVEMSDDFAAAGEAALKAGAPILCDVRMVADGVTRTRLPAKNEVVCTLGDPRVPGLAAEMATTRSAAAMELWREKLPGSIVAVGNAPTALFRLLELLDEGVAPPAAVIGIPVGFVGAAESKEALARDGRVPFVVVHGRRGGSAMTAAAVNALANEIE, encoded by the coding sequence ATGAGTGCCCGCCACGACTACATCCGCGACGGCGGCGCGATCTACGCGCGCTCCTTCGCGATGATCCGCGCCGAATCCGATCTCGTCCGCTGGTCCGGCGCGGCCGAGCGCGTGGTGGTGCGGATGATCCATGCCTGCGGCATGACCGACCTGCCGCGCGACGTGGAGATGTCGGACGATTTCGCCGCGGCCGGCGAGGCGGCTTTGAAGGCCGGCGCGCCGATCCTGTGCGACGTGCGCATGGTCGCCGACGGCGTGACCCGCACCCGGCTGCCGGCGAAGAACGAGGTGGTCTGCACGCTCGGCGATCCGCGCGTGCCGGGGCTGGCGGCGGAGATGGCCACCACCCGCTCGGCCGCGGCGATGGAGCTGTGGCGGGAAAAGCTGCCCGGCAGCATCGTTGCCGTCGGCAACGCGCCAACCGCCCTGTTCCGCCTGCTCGAACTCTTGGACGAGGGTGTCGCACCCCCGGCGGCGGTGATCGGCATCCCCGTCGGCTTCGTCGGCGCGGCGGAATCCAAGGAGGCGCTGGCGCGCGACGGGCGCGTGCCCTTCGTCGTGGTCCACGGCCGCCGCGGCGGCAGCGCAATGACAGCGGCCGCCGTCAACGCCCTCGCGAATGAGATCGAGTGA
- the cobJ gene encoding precorrin-3B C(17)-methyltransferase, whose protein sequence is MSAPVKGEGSVTIIGLGPGDPRLLTESARDALDRAQDLIGYIPYVARVPEREGLIRHASDNRVEVDRARHALELAVAGRHVAVVSGGDPGVFAMAAAVFEAVEHGPAHWRDLDIQVEPGITAMLAAAARLGAPLGGDFCAISLSDNLKPWEVVTARLEAVLRAGLSVALYNPISLARPWQLGRALALAAEILPATTPVIFARAVTRPDEALRVLTLDEACTAPADMATMVIIGAATTRLIERDGRLPFVYTPRSVTL, encoded by the coding sequence GTGAGCGCGCCGGTAAAGGGTGAGGGGAGCGTCACGATCATCGGCCTCGGGCCGGGCGATCCGCGGCTGCTCACCGAATCGGCCCGCGACGCCCTCGACCGGGCGCAGGACCTGATCGGCTACATCCCCTACGTCGCCCGCGTGCCGGAGCGCGAGGGTCTGATCCGTCACGCCAGCGACAACCGGGTCGAGGTGGACCGCGCCCGGCATGCTCTGGAACTCGCCGTGGCCGGCCGGCATGTCGCGGTGGTCTCGGGCGGCGATCCCGGCGTGTTCGCCATGGCAGCCGCCGTGTTCGAGGCGGTCGAGCACGGACCGGCGCATTGGCGCGATCTCGATATTCAGGTCGAGCCCGGCATCACCGCGATGCTCGCCGCCGCCGCCCGCCTCGGCGCACCGCTCGGCGGCGATTTCTGCGCGATTTCGCTGTCGGACAACCTCAAGCCCTGGGAGGTCGTGACCGCCCGGCTGGAGGCGGTGTTGCGGGCAGGGCTCAGCGTCGCCCTCTACAATCCGATCTCGTTGGCGCGGCCATGGCAGCTCGGCCGGGCGCTGGCGCTCGCCGCCGAAATCCTGCCTGCCACGACGCCGGTCATCTTCGCCCGCGCCGTGACCCGGCCCGACGAAGCGCTGCGGGTGCTGACGCTGGACGAGGCCTGCACCGCGCCGGCCGACATGGCGACCATGGTCATCATCGGCGCAGCCACGACGCGGCTGATCGAGCGGGACGGGCGCCTGCCCTTCGTCTACACGCCGCGGAGCGTCACGCTCTGA